CTTGAAGCGTCTCAGCGACTACTTCTGGGTCGTCGACAAAGGTGTACTCCTTGTGGACACCACTTCCGTAGCCTCGTCCTCGTTTCTCCGATGTGACGAAGTTGTAGGTCTCGGCCTCACTCATATATCGTAGGTAGGAGTCTCGTGACTTCTCGTCGGCATCGAGGAGATCGGTGAGATACTGATATACGCGGTATGCAACCGTGCTAGGAACAGCGTTCAGGTTTCGTTTGGAGTGGACTGGGACGATTGCAGTAGCGTACAGCGAGAGCTTCTTTTGCGTCGAGAGCCCCTGCATCTGAGTTAACGTCCGGTCGCGTTCGGCTTCTTCCTGGGCGTCGCGAACGTGCTCTTCACGAATCGTGTCTTCGCCGGCTCGGTCCGCTATCTCACCGGCTTTCCTGAACAGATCAATTGCCTTGCGCGCATCACCGTGGTCTTGGGCGGCGAACGCGGCACTGAGAGGAATGATGCCGTCCTCTAGAACATCGTCTTGGTATGCATCACGACGTCGCTCGAGAATCGACTGCAACTGGTTCGCGTCGTAGTCGGGGAAGACAACATCCTGCGGATTGAATGAACTCTCGGCCCGGCCGTCCAGATCTTCCATAAACCGGGGATCGTTCGTGAGCGCAGCGACGGAAACGTGCCCCTCGATGCGACCGAGCTGTGACGCTCGCGACAGCTGGTAGAGCAGTTTCGAATACGCCGGCTCATCGTTCGGATCTCGCTGCCGGCCGACTAGAAGATCGACCTCGTCGAGGATGATGATGACCGAGTCGAAATTGTTGCTCAGAATTTCGTAGAATCGATTGAGCTTCTGATCCGTCGAGATACCGCTCTGCGGTATGCCGACATCGACGCCGGCTTCGTGCGCTGCATTTTTCGCCAAGCGATAGACAGCGCGGTCGTGCGATTTGATTGTCTGGCAGTTGATTTTGATGACACCGAACCGGTCCCCTTGTGAGTTCGCGAGTTCGAGAACCTGCTGACAGACTGCGTTAATGATGAGCGATTTCCCAGTGCCCGACGGCCCGTAGAGAAGCATATTGGGCGGTCGGTTTCCTTGCAACGCCGGCCGAAGATAGGTGATGATGTCATCCAGCTGGTCATCGCGACCGACAATCCGGTCCTCGTCGATGACAGCGTCGGGATCGAGCAACCCCTTATCCTGAAAAACAGAATTCTGAACGCCCTCCTGAAGACGGCCTTTGATAGATTGTGAGAGGGATTGTTGATCGTCGCCGTCAGCCATGTTTGCCGATTAGGTCGAGACTATAAATAAATATGGGTACCGTGTGCGAGGTTAAATCAGCTGTATTCAGCCGATAGAGGCAGTTTCAAAGAGGGTGTGCGATTAAGACCACGAACCGCGGGCGAAATCAATTGCTCGAAGAGACCCTCCGTGTGCGAAGTGAAATCAGGTACACGTCGAGGATAGCGACCGCCGTTTCGTCAGAGATAGCAAGCGTCGATGGGCCTACCCCCCGTGTGCGAGATGAAACACTGGACGGAATTATGGGCCGAATGAGATCGACGAGGTCGATGGGAGGTGGAAAACTCACGGTAACCCGCCCCCACACCCCGTGTGCGAGATGAATTTATCGAAGAGGTGTGGCCGGAGTAGCGCTGGCGATCACCCAATATCGGAGAGATAAGCCACGATCAGCCGAGATAACGGAGGAACAGGCCAGAAAACGTTCCGAGCAACTCGTCGAAGAACGCGGTCTTGTCACGAAACATACTGTTTCGTTTCGACCGACATTAGTGCCACTACGGTTCGGGTTGACAGAGTGGCTATGTAAAGGTTTCCCTGAAACATAGCCCTCGTCAGTTGTGCCTTCTCGTCTTCTCTATCCCGTAAAATCAGCCAATACGGCACTTTCGACGCAGCTCTCCGTGATCACCCCCTCCCACCGTTCTTCTGATTTCATATCGCACACGGGGTGTGGGGGTTCACGACTTGTCTTTTCGGTGATTAACCAACGTTCTCCGGCCAATCGGATTTATGTTGGTTAATTTTCCTTCGACTCCGTGAACGCTGTCAGCTCTGGCATCCGTGTCTCCGAGAGCTCCCGACGGAGGTCTGATCGGGTCCAGCCTAACGGTGAGAGAACGCTCTCGACAGCTCTGATGAGTTCCGTCTCGTAGTAGTCCGGATCGTACATCTCGACTTCCTCGTGAGCCAATGCGACCCGCTCTCGCGAGGTCTTCCCATCGTCGACGACCACGTACTCGATGTCCTGTCCCGGATGGACGGCGAGGTTCTGGTCACGAGCGCGCTTCAGCGCCGCCACGTTCTGCGTGTTTTGTGTGTAGCCTTCGAGTGGTTTGGATACACGATTCCGTTCGACGAGCTGCTCAATCGGGACCTGACCAGCGTGTAGCTGGTCGATTGCATCCTGGAGACGTCCGAGCACCGCGTCCGGTGACCGAGTCGCATCGAATCGCTTGAGGCACTCTCGCTGAACTCTTTCGATGAAGAGTGGCGTCGAGCGCTGCCGCGCTTCGATCCCTCTGATCTTGAAGTCGTCGTCGCCGGCGACCTTCCCGAAGTACTTCGTCAGTGCGCCGGCGTCGCTCTCGCGCTGCGGCACAAACGCCACCCAGTCGTAGTGAGCTTCGTGTTCCAGCCGAATCTCGACACGCTCCGTGATCTCCGTCGCGAGCGTCTCGAGGTCCCCGCGGTCCTCGTCGTCGACGTCGGGGTCCGGGGTCACCCAGATGGAGTCGACGATCCCGTGGACGACCCGCCAGCCGCCGGCTTCCAACCGCTGTTTCGCCGTCAACAGAATCTCACGAGCGAACGCGTTGATTGCTTC
This genomic window from Haloplanus sp. GDY1 contains:
- a CDS encoding Cdc6/Cdc18 family protein, encoding MADGDDQQSLSQSIKGRLQEGVQNSVFQDKGLLDPDAVIDEDRIVGRDDQLDDIITYLRPALQGNRPPNMLLYGPSGTGKSLIINAVCQQVLELANSQGDRFGVIKINCQTIKSHDRAVYRLAKNAAHEAGVDVGIPQSGISTDQKLNRFYEILSNNFDSVIIILDEVDLLVGRQRDPNDEPAYSKLLYQLSRASQLGRIEGHVSVAALTNDPRFMEDLDGRAESSFNPQDVVFPDYDANQLQSILERRRDAYQDDVLEDGIIPLSAAFAAQDHGDARKAIDLFRKAGEIADRAGEDTIREEHVRDAQEEAERDRTLTQMQGLSTQKKLSLYATAIVPVHSKRNLNAVPSTVAYRVYQYLTDLLDADEKSRDSYLRYMSEAETYNFVTSEKRGRGYGSGVHKEYTFVDDPEVVAETLQADIRLEEVEHDEDLIRSVVNAQIEDFFEGN